One Halomonas sp. THAF5a genomic region harbors:
- a CDS encoding TRAP transporter permease, which produces MSDSGTSPVIPGSQANHSRAVLWLITLVAVGLSLFQLYSAGIEPLGLFYQRSIHLMLIMVLAFLMFPLLGARHDRGPLSGLVDAVFIGGALITGGYLVLYLDDIINRAGFWAQSDIVVGCIATVTVLEAARRAVGLGMTIIGVIAILYAFAGPRGELPWLGQFLPGILEHRGYNLDRLVGQLYLGQEGIFGLPMGVAATYIFIFVLFGAFLEITGAGKFFIDLAYAATGRQRGGPAKAAVIASAGMGSISGSAIANVVTTGAFTIPLMKRLGYKPHQAGGIEAAASTGGQIMPPLMGAGAFLIAEYTRMPYLDVVKVSILPAIMYFGTVYLFVHIIALKQGMQGMARSELPQMRDVMGAGWHFLLPLAVLVWLLVMNMSPMRVGYYAILTMLAVAALRFAVWFLFIAPREGDRVTAATLREAVMRGLLKLVGGLELGARNAVAVSMACAVAGIIVGVVGLTGLGLKFSSMMMAFSGGNLLLALVMVLLASLVLGMGLPVTASYIVLIVLVGPALTAEFGVPLLIAHLVVFWYSQDSNVTPPIALAGFAGAAIAGAKPMDTGFQAWKFAKGLYLIPLFMVYNPEIIMGGPVPLLVWTAFTGLLALGAFAAALEGYLFTRMGWLARALLLPAIVAVFYPSLAVEAAGAVAMVLILGGNWLSSRRSNVST; this is translated from the coding sequence ATGAGCGATTCGGGTACCTCCCCCGTCATCCCCGGCAGCCAGGCGAACCATTCGCGCGCGGTGCTGTGGCTGATCACCCTGGTGGCAGTGGGGCTGTCGCTGTTCCAGCTCTACTCCGCCGGCATCGAGCCGCTGGGGCTCTTCTACCAGCGCAGCATCCACCTGATGCTGATCATGGTGCTGGCCTTCCTGATGTTCCCCCTGCTGGGCGCGAGGCACGACCGCGGGCCGCTCAGCGGCCTGGTCGATGCGGTCTTCATCGGCGGGGCGCTGATCACCGGCGGCTACCTGGTGCTCTACCTCGACGACATCATCAATCGCGCCGGCTTCTGGGCCCAGAGCGACATCGTCGTCGGCTGCATCGCCACGGTCACCGTGCTGGAGGCGGCACGCCGGGCGGTGGGCCTCGGCATGACGATCATCGGCGTGATCGCCATCCTCTACGCCTTCGCCGGTCCTCGCGGCGAGCTGCCCTGGCTGGGCCAGTTCCTGCCGGGCATCCTCGAGCACCGTGGCTACAACCTGGACCGCCTGGTCGGCCAGCTCTACCTGGGGCAGGAGGGCATCTTCGGCCTGCCGATGGGCGTGGCGGCCACCTATATCTTCATCTTCGTGCTGTTCGGCGCCTTCCTCGAGATCACCGGCGCCGGCAAGTTCTTCATCGACCTGGCCTACGCCGCCACCGGTCGCCAGCGCGGCGGGCCGGCCAAGGCGGCGGTGATCGCCTCCGCCGGCATGGGCTCGATCTCCGGCAGCGCCATCGCCAACGTGGTGACCACCGGCGCCTTCACCATCCCGCTGATGAAGCGCCTGGGCTACAAGCCTCACCAGGCCGGCGGCATCGAGGCGGCGGCCTCCACCGGCGGCCAGATCATGCCGCCGCTGATGGGCGCCGGCGCCTTCCTGATCGCCGAGTACACGCGCATGCCCTACCTGGACGTGGTCAAGGTGAGCATCCTGCCGGCGATCATGTACTTCGGCACCGTCTACCTCTTCGTGCACATCATCGCGCTGAAGCAGGGCATGCAGGGCATGGCCCGAAGCGAGCTGCCCCAGATGCGCGACGTGATGGGCGCCGGCTGGCACTTCCTGCTGCCGCTGGCGGTGCTGGTGTGGCTGCTGGTGATGAACATGTCGCCGATGCGGGTGGGCTACTACGCCATCCTCACCATGCTGGCGGTGGCGGCACTGCGCTTCGCGGTGTGGTTCCTGTTCATCGCCCCCCGGGAGGGCGACAGGGTGACCGCCGCCACCCTCAGGGAGGCGGTGATGCGCGGGCTGCTCAAGCTGGTCGGCGGCCTGGAACTGGGCGCGCGCAATGCCGTGGCGGTCTCCATGGCCTGTGCCGTGGCCGGTATCATCGTCGGCGTGGTGGGGCTGACCGGCCTCGGCCTCAAGTTCTCCTCGATGATGATGGCCTTCTCCGGCGGCAACCTGCTGCTGGCGCTCGTCATGGTGCTGCTGGCGAGCCTGGTGCTCGGCATGGGCCTGCCGGTGACCGCCAGCTACATCGTGCTGATCGTGCTGGTGGGCCCGGCGCTGACCGCCGAGTTCGGCGTACCGCTGCTGATCGCCCACCTGGTGGTGTTCTGGTACTCCCAGGACTCCAACGTCACTCCGCCCATCGCGCTGGCGGGCTTCGCCGGGGCGGCGATCGCCGGGGCGAAGCCCATGGACACCGGCTTCCAGGCCTGGAAGTTCGCCAAGGGGCTCTACCTGATCCCGCTGTTCATGGTCTACAACCCGGAGATCATCATGGGCGGCCCCGTACCGCTGCTCGTCTGGACCGCCTTCACCGGCCTGCTGGCCCTGGGCGCCTTCGCGGCGGCCCTGGAGGGGTACCTCTTCACGCGCATGGGCTGGCTCGCGCGGGCGCTGCTGCTGCCGGCGATCGTCGCGGTCTTCTACCCGAGCCTCGCCGTGGAGGCCGCCGGGGCGGTGGCGATGGTGCTGATCCTGGGCGGCAACTGGCTCTCCAGCCGGCGCTCGAACGTGTCGACCTGA
- a CDS encoding DUF1850 domain-containing protein: MRASRLNAGRAWLPALLLCVCVSAGAPAAAGAPAEARLEVHDADGARLVSLPMPEGEGWCLEWNHSVEGFAVLDCYRHRDGRMVLVRSHLPDFAAGLDHIPGRGRQVSDGEGGYWIEAIDEPVPGNAYRLRVGAMRVDHRLVVDGERTSLSRLAANERVTIRLTPAAASPD, translated from the coding sequence ATGCGCGCATCACGCCTGAACGCAGGGCGGGCCTGGCTGCCCGCCCTGCTGCTTTGTGTGTGCGTGTCGGCCGGCGCTCCGGCGGCCGCCGGAGCGCCGGCCGAGGCTAGGCTAGAGGTGCATGACGCCGACGGCGCTCGCCTGGTGAGCCTGCCCATGCCCGAGGGCGAGGGGTGGTGCCTGGAGTGGAACCACTCGGTCGAGGGCTTCGCGGTGCTCGACTGCTACCGCCACCGCGACGGGCGCATGGTGCTCGTGCGCAGCCACCTGCCCGACTTCGCGGCGGGGCTCGACCACATTCCCGGGCGCGGCCGCCAGGTCTCCGACGGGGAGGGCGGCTACTGGATCGAGGCGATCGACGAGCCGGTGCCGGGCAACGCCTATCGGCTGCGGGTGGGGGCGATGCGCGTCGACCACCGCCTGGTGGTCGACGGCGAGCGCACGAGCCTCAGCCGCCTGGCGGCCAACGAGCGGGTGACGATCCGCCTGACCCCGGCTGCCGCGTCCCCTGACTGA